In Ovis aries strain OAR_USU_Benz2616 breed Rambouillet chromosome 17, ARS-UI_Ramb_v3.0, whole genome shotgun sequence, the following proteins share a genomic window:
- the MAP9 gene encoding microtubule-associated protein 9 isoform X5, with protein sequence MSDEVFSTTLAYTKSPKVTKRTTFQDELIKAITARSARQRSSEYSDDFDSDETVSLGDFSDTSVDENSVKKKMNNFHISDDEENNSPKLSFLKTKKSSNDVRKHEPVVSIKNDDIALDNGEGMIVNPLPESQSKQQEVEKEKIKMETKPRILPIKSTSSENNSSLEADSQFKPSPRPRSMLKKHSHGEKKDSLGDNRETVPHEDLEAHSTPSFLPRLNDRQPEAEKNAFSENLDPEDPRLTSIPSSSVKENLKDSFSLGSEEKASITVDQNEERTESHNSLKSTENEKNSFLIDFVTTALEKPKEIQVTVGEVEEEKEKAELIMNDDLTAEDPPPLQLQSILCTESSKKAIQDRNMKNKKSTNNRASSASSRLMTSEFLKKPSSLRRIPSTAPASHYLGTLRVLDQKPSQKQNTEPDRADNLRATVYQEWLEKKNIYLHEMHRIKRIESENLRIQNEQKRAAKREEALASFEAWKAMKEKEAKKIAAKKRLEEKNKKKTEEENAMRKGEALQAFENWKAKKMEYLKEKNKKEKECERAKKQKEEETVAEKRKDNLTAVEKWNEKKEVFFKEKEKVKIHEKRKEELKRAEKKEKDKQALEEYEKWLEKKERKERIERKQKKHHPFLENETLPPWSPPSRIVFSKMF encoded by the exons ATGTCTGATGAAGTTTTTAGCACAACTTTGGCATATACAAAGAGTCCAAAAGTCACCAAAAGAACTACTTTCCAg GATGAGCTAATAAAAGCAATTACAGCTCGCTCAGCCAGACAGAGAAGTTCTGAATACTCAGATGACTTTGACAGTGATGAGACTG tttccttaGGTGATTTTTCTGACACCTCAGTAGATGAAAattcagttaagaaaaaaatgaataattttcacATATCAGATGATGAAGAAAACAATTCTCCCAAACTGTCTTTTTTGAAAACCAAGAAATCAAGCAATGATGTGAGGAAACATGAGCCAGTAGTCTCTATCAAAAACGATGACATTGCACTTGATAATGGTGAAGGCATGATTGTAAATCCCTTACCTGAATCTCAAAGTAAACAACAGGaagttgaaaaagagaaaattaaaatggaaactaAACCTAGAATTCTTCCAATCAAAAGTACATCTTCAG aaaataaCAGCAGCCTTGAAGCAGACAGCCAATTTAAGCCTTCACCTCGACCCAGGAGCATGTTGAAAAAGCACAGCCATGGGGAGAAGAAAGATAGCCTAGGAGACAATAGAGAAACTGTCCCACACGAAGATTTAGAGGCACATTCCACACCTTCGTTCCTCCCAAGGCTGAATGACAGACAGCCAGAAGCTGAGAAGAATGCATTCTCTGAAAACCTTGATCCTGAG GATCCACGGTTAACAAGTATACCATCATCATCTGttaaagaaaatcttaaagattCCTTTTCACTAGGATCTGAGGAGAAAGCCTCCATTACAG TAGATCAGAATGAAGAACGCACTGAAAGCCATAATTCCTTGAAATCAACCGAAAATGAAAAGAACTCCTTTTTGATAGACTTTGTTACTACTGCACTTGAGAAACCCAAGGAAATTCAAGTGACTGTTGGTGAGgttgaagaagaaaaggagaaagctgAACTGATTATGAATGATGACTTAACAGCTGAAGATCCACCACCACTGCAACTTCAGAGTATCTTATGTACTGAGTCTTCAAag AAAGCAATTCAAGATAGaaatatgaagaataaaaaatcaacaaataatagAGCATCCAGTGCCTCTAGCAG ATTAATGACCTCTGAGTTCTTAAAGAAGCCTAGTTCTCTAAGGAGGATTCCATCGACAGCTCCAGCTTCTCACTATTTAGGGACTTTGAGAGTCTTGGACCAAAAGCCCTCACAGAAACAGAACACAGAACCTGACAGAGCAGATAATCTAAGGGCAACTGTTTATCag GAGtggttagaaaagaaaaatatttatttacatgaaatgcacagaattaaaagaattgAAAGTGAAAACTTAAGGATTCAAAATGAACAG aaGAGAGCTGCTAAGAGAGAAGAAGCCTTAGCATCATTTGAGGCCTGGAAAgccatgaaagaaaaggaagcaaagaagatAGCTGCAAAAAAAAGgcttgaggaaaaaaacaaaaagaaaactgaagaagaaaatgctaTGAGAAAAGGAGAAGCATTGCAA GCTTTTGAAAACTGGAAAGCAAAAAAGATGGAATAccttaaggagaaaaataaaaaagagaaagaatgtgaaagagcaaagaaacagaaagaggaggaaactgttgctgagaaaagaaaagataacttAACTGCTGTTGAAAAATG GaatgaaaaaaaggaagtttttttcaaggaaaaggaaaaagtaaaaatacatgagaaaagaaaagaagaactgaaaagagctgagaaaaaagaaaaagataaacaagcTCTCGAGGAATATGAAAAATGGCTG
- the MAP9 gene encoding microtubule-associated protein 9 isoform X7 gives MSDEVFSTTLAYTKSPKVTKRTTFQDELIKAITARSARQRSSEYSDDFDSDETVSLGDFSDTSVDENSVKKKMNNFHISDDEENNSPKLSFLKTKKSSNDVRKHEPVVSIKNDDIALDNGEGMIVNPLPESQSKQQEVEKEKIKMETKPRILPIKSTSSENNSSLEADSQFKPSPRPRSMLKKHSHGEKKDSLGDNRETVPHEDLEAHSTPSFLPRLNDRQPEAEKNAFSENLDPEDPRLTSIPSSSVKENLKDSFSLGSEEKASITVDQNEERTESHNSLKSTENEKNSFLIDFVTTALEKPKEIQVTVGEVEEEKEKAELIMNDDLTAEDPPPLQLQSILCTESSKKAIQDRNMKNKKSTNNRASSASSRLMTSEFLKKPSSLRRIPSTAPASHYLGTLRVLDQKPSQKQNTEPDRADNLRATVYQEWLEKKNIYLHEMHRIKRIESENLRIQNEQKRAAKREEALASFEAWKAMKEKEAKKIAAKKRLEEKNKKKTEEENAMRKGEALQAFENWKAKKMEYLKEKNKKEKECERAKKQKEEETVAEKRKDNLTAVEKWNEKKEVFFKEKEKVKIHEKRKEELKRAEKKEKDKQALEEYEKWLASLSITISRSSLRLTSI, from the exons ATGTCTGATGAAGTTTTTAGCACAACTTTGGCATATACAAAGAGTCCAAAAGTCACCAAAAGAACTACTTTCCAg GATGAGCTAATAAAAGCAATTACAGCTCGCTCAGCCAGACAGAGAAGTTCTGAATACTCAGATGACTTTGACAGTGATGAGACTG tttccttaGGTGATTTTTCTGACACCTCAGTAGATGAAAattcagttaagaaaaaaatgaataattttcacATATCAGATGATGAAGAAAACAATTCTCCCAAACTGTCTTTTTTGAAAACCAAGAAATCAAGCAATGATGTGAGGAAACATGAGCCAGTAGTCTCTATCAAAAACGATGACATTGCACTTGATAATGGTGAAGGCATGATTGTAAATCCCTTACCTGAATCTCAAAGTAAACAACAGGaagttgaaaaagagaaaattaaaatggaaactaAACCTAGAATTCTTCCAATCAAAAGTACATCTTCAG aaaataaCAGCAGCCTTGAAGCAGACAGCCAATTTAAGCCTTCACCTCGACCCAGGAGCATGTTGAAAAAGCACAGCCATGGGGAGAAGAAAGATAGCCTAGGAGACAATAGAGAAACTGTCCCACACGAAGATTTAGAGGCACATTCCACACCTTCGTTCCTCCCAAGGCTGAATGACAGACAGCCAGAAGCTGAGAAGAATGCATTCTCTGAAAACCTTGATCCTGAG GATCCACGGTTAACAAGTATACCATCATCATCTGttaaagaaaatcttaaagattCCTTTTCACTAGGATCTGAGGAGAAAGCCTCCATTACAG TAGATCAGAATGAAGAACGCACTGAAAGCCATAATTCCTTGAAATCAACCGAAAATGAAAAGAACTCCTTTTTGATAGACTTTGTTACTACTGCACTTGAGAAACCCAAGGAAATTCAAGTGACTGTTGGTGAGgttgaagaagaaaaggagaaagctgAACTGATTATGAATGATGACTTAACAGCTGAAGATCCACCACCACTGCAACTTCAGAGTATCTTATGTACTGAGTCTTCAAag AAAGCAATTCAAGATAGaaatatgaagaataaaaaatcaacaaataatagAGCATCCAGTGCCTCTAGCAG ATTAATGACCTCTGAGTTCTTAAAGAAGCCTAGTTCTCTAAGGAGGATTCCATCGACAGCTCCAGCTTCTCACTATTTAGGGACTTTGAGAGTCTTGGACCAAAAGCCCTCACAGAAACAGAACACAGAACCTGACAGAGCAGATAATCTAAGGGCAACTGTTTATCag GAGtggttagaaaagaaaaatatttatttacatgaaatgcacagaattaaaagaattgAAAGTGAAAACTTAAGGATTCAAAATGAACAG aaGAGAGCTGCTAAGAGAGAAGAAGCCTTAGCATCATTTGAGGCCTGGAAAgccatgaaagaaaaggaagcaaagaagatAGCTGCAAAAAAAAGgcttgaggaaaaaaacaaaaagaaaactgaagaagaaaatgctaTGAGAAAAGGAGAAGCATTGCAA GCTTTTGAAAACTGGAAAGCAAAAAAGATGGAATAccttaaggagaaaaataaaaaagagaaagaatgtgaaagagcaaagaaacagaaagaggaggaaactgttgctgagaaaagaaaagataacttAACTGCTGTTGAAAAATG GaatgaaaaaaaggaagtttttttcaaggaaaaggaaaaagtaaaaatacatgagaaaagaaaagaagaactgaaaagagctgagaaaaaagaaaaagataaacaagcTCTCGAGGAATATGAAAAATGGCTG gcctccctgtccatcaccatctcccggagttcactcagactcacgtccatctga
- the MAP9 gene encoding microtubule-associated protein 9 isoform X6: MSDEVFSTTLAYTKSPKVTKRTTFQDELIKAITARSARQRSSEYSDDFDSDETVSLGDFSDTSVDENSVKKKMNNFHISDDEENNSPKLSFLKTKKSSNDVRKHEPVVSIKNDDIALDNGEGMIVNPLPESQSKQQEVEKEKIKMETKPRILPIKSTSSENNSSLEADSQFKPSPRPRSMLKKHSHGEKKDSLGDNRETVPHEDLEAHSTPSFLPRLNDRQPEAEKNAFSENLDPEDPRLTSIPSSSVKENLKDSFSLGSEEKASITDQNEERTESHNSLKSTENEKNSFLIDFVTTALEKPKEIQVTVGEVEEEKEKAELIMNDDLTAEDPPPLQLQSILCTESSKKAIQDRNMKNKKSTNNRASSASSRLMTSEFLKKPSSLRRIPSTAPASHYLGTLRVLDQKPSQKQNTEPDRADNLRATVYQEWLEKKNIYLHEMHRIKRIESENLRIQNEQKRAAKREEALASFEAWKAMKEKEAKKIAAKKRLEEKNKKKTEEENAMRKGEALQAFENWKAKKMEYLKEKNKKEKECERAKKQKEEETVAEKRKDNLTAVEKWNEKKEVFFKEKEKVKIHEKRKEELKRAEKKEKDKQALEEYEKWLEKKERKERIERKQKKHHPFLENETLPPWSPPSRIVFSKMF; encoded by the exons ATGTCTGATGAAGTTTTTAGCACAACTTTGGCATATACAAAGAGTCCAAAAGTCACCAAAAGAACTACTTTCCAg GATGAGCTAATAAAAGCAATTACAGCTCGCTCAGCCAGACAGAGAAGTTCTGAATACTCAGATGACTTTGACAGTGATGAGACTG tttccttaGGTGATTTTTCTGACACCTCAGTAGATGAAAattcagttaagaaaaaaatgaataattttcacATATCAGATGATGAAGAAAACAATTCTCCCAAACTGTCTTTTTTGAAAACCAAGAAATCAAGCAATGATGTGAGGAAACATGAGCCAGTAGTCTCTATCAAAAACGATGACATTGCACTTGATAATGGTGAAGGCATGATTGTAAATCCCTTACCTGAATCTCAAAGTAAACAACAGGaagttgaaaaagagaaaattaaaatggaaactaAACCTAGAATTCTTCCAATCAAAAGTACATCTTCAG aaaataaCAGCAGCCTTGAAGCAGACAGCCAATTTAAGCCTTCACCTCGACCCAGGAGCATGTTGAAAAAGCACAGCCATGGGGAGAAGAAAGATAGCCTAGGAGACAATAGAGAAACTGTCCCACACGAAGATTTAGAGGCACATTCCACACCTTCGTTCCTCCCAAGGCTGAATGACAGACAGCCAGAAGCTGAGAAGAATGCATTCTCTGAAAACCTTGATCCTGAG GATCCACGGTTAACAAGTATACCATCATCATCTGttaaagaaaatcttaaagattCCTTTTCACTAGGATCTGAGGAGAAAGCCTCCATTACAG ATCAGAATGAAGAACGCACTGAAAGCCATAATTCCTTGAAATCAACCGAAAATGAAAAGAACTCCTTTTTGATAGACTTTGTTACTACTGCACTTGAGAAACCCAAGGAAATTCAAGTGACTGTTGGTGAGgttgaagaagaaaaggagaaagctgAACTGATTATGAATGATGACTTAACAGCTGAAGATCCACCACCACTGCAACTTCAGAGTATCTTATGTACTGAGTCTTCAAag AAAGCAATTCAAGATAGaaatatgaagaataaaaaatcaacaaataatagAGCATCCAGTGCCTCTAGCAG ATTAATGACCTCTGAGTTCTTAAAGAAGCCTAGTTCTCTAAGGAGGATTCCATCGACAGCTCCAGCTTCTCACTATTTAGGGACTTTGAGAGTCTTGGACCAAAAGCCCTCACAGAAACAGAACACAGAACCTGACAGAGCAGATAATCTAAGGGCAACTGTTTATCag GAGtggttagaaaagaaaaatatttatttacatgaaatgcacagaattaaaagaattgAAAGTGAAAACTTAAGGATTCAAAATGAACAG aaGAGAGCTGCTAAGAGAGAAGAAGCCTTAGCATCATTTGAGGCCTGGAAAgccatgaaagaaaaggaagcaaagaagatAGCTGCAAAAAAAAGgcttgaggaaaaaaacaaaaagaaaactgaagaagaaaatgctaTGAGAAAAGGAGAAGCATTGCAA GCTTTTGAAAACTGGAAAGCAAAAAAGATGGAATAccttaaggagaaaaataaaaaagagaaagaatgtgaaagagcaaagaaacagaaagaggaggaaactgttgctgagaaaagaaaagataacttAACTGCTGTTGAAAAATG GaatgaaaaaaaggaagtttttttcaaggaaaaggaaaaagtaaaaatacatgagaaaagaaaagaagaactgaaaagagctgagaaaaaagaaaaagataaacaagcTCTCGAGGAATATGAAAAATGGCTG
- the MAP9 gene encoding microtubule-associated protein 9 isoform X15 encodes MSDEVFSTTLAYTKSPKVTKRTTFQDELIKAITARSARQRSSEYSDDFDSDETVSLGDFSDTSVDENSVKKKMNNFHISDDEENNSPKLSFLKTKKSSNDVRKHEPVVSIKNDDIALDNGEGMIVNPLPESQSKQQEVEKEKIKMETKPRILPIKSTSSENNSSLEADSQFKPSPRPRSMLKKHSHGEKKDSLGDNRETVPHEDLEAHSTPSFLPRLNDRQPEAEKNAFSENLDPEDPRLTSIPSSSVKENLKDSFSLGSEEKASITVDQNEERTESHNSLKSTENEKNSFLIDFVTTALEKPKEIQVTVGEVEEEKEKAELIMNDDLTAEDPPPLQLQSILCTESSKEWLEKKNIYLHEMHRIKRIESENLRIQNEQKRAAKREEALASFEAWKAMKEKEAKKIAAKKRLEEKNKKKTEEENAMRKGEALQAFENWKAKKMEYLKEKNKKEKECERAKKQKEEETVAEKRKDNLTAVEKWNEKKEVFFKEKEKVKIHEKRKEELKRAEKKEKDKQALEEYEKWLVGVLC; translated from the exons ATGTCTGATGAAGTTTTTAGCACAACTTTGGCATATACAAAGAGTCCAAAAGTCACCAAAAGAACTACTTTCCAg GATGAGCTAATAAAAGCAATTACAGCTCGCTCAGCCAGACAGAGAAGTTCTGAATACTCAGATGACTTTGACAGTGATGAGACTG tttccttaGGTGATTTTTCTGACACCTCAGTAGATGAAAattcagttaagaaaaaaatgaataattttcacATATCAGATGATGAAGAAAACAATTCTCCCAAACTGTCTTTTTTGAAAACCAAGAAATCAAGCAATGATGTGAGGAAACATGAGCCAGTAGTCTCTATCAAAAACGATGACATTGCACTTGATAATGGTGAAGGCATGATTGTAAATCCCTTACCTGAATCTCAAAGTAAACAACAGGaagttgaaaaagagaaaattaaaatggaaactaAACCTAGAATTCTTCCAATCAAAAGTACATCTTCAG aaaataaCAGCAGCCTTGAAGCAGACAGCCAATTTAAGCCTTCACCTCGACCCAGGAGCATGTTGAAAAAGCACAGCCATGGGGAGAAGAAAGATAGCCTAGGAGACAATAGAGAAACTGTCCCACACGAAGATTTAGAGGCACATTCCACACCTTCGTTCCTCCCAAGGCTGAATGACAGACAGCCAGAAGCTGAGAAGAATGCATTCTCTGAAAACCTTGATCCTGAG GATCCACGGTTAACAAGTATACCATCATCATCTGttaaagaaaatcttaaagattCCTTTTCACTAGGATCTGAGGAGAAAGCCTCCATTACAG TAGATCAGAATGAAGAACGCACTGAAAGCCATAATTCCTTGAAATCAACCGAAAATGAAAAGAACTCCTTTTTGATAGACTTTGTTACTACTGCACTTGAGAAACCCAAGGAAATTCAAGTGACTGTTGGTGAGgttgaagaagaaaaggagaaagctgAACTGATTATGAATGATGACTTAACAGCTGAAGATCCACCACCACTGCAACTTCAGAGTATCTTATGTACTGAGTCTTCAAag GAGtggttagaaaagaaaaatatttatttacatgaaatgcacagaattaaaagaattgAAAGTGAAAACTTAAGGATTCAAAATGAACAG aaGAGAGCTGCTAAGAGAGAAGAAGCCTTAGCATCATTTGAGGCCTGGAAAgccatgaaagaaaaggaagcaaagaagatAGCTGCAAAAAAAAGgcttgaggaaaaaaacaaaaagaaaactgaagaagaaaatgctaTGAGAAAAGGAGAAGCATTGCAA GCTTTTGAAAACTGGAAAGCAAAAAAGATGGAATAccttaaggagaaaaataaaaaagagaaagaatgtgaaagagcaaagaaacagaaagaggaggaaactgttgctgagaaaagaaaagataacttAACTGCTGTTGAAAAATG GaatgaaaaaaaggaagtttttttcaaggaaaaggaaaaagtaaaaatacatgagaaaagaaaagaagaactgaaaagagctgagaaaaaagaaaaagataaacaagcTCTCGAGGAATATGAAAAATGGCTGGTAGGTGTTCTTTGTTAA
- the MAP9 gene encoding microtubule-associated protein 9 isoform X16: MSDEVFSTTLAYTKSPKVTKRTTFQDELIKAITARSARQRSSEYSDDFDSDETVSLGDFSDTSVDENSVKKKMNNFHISDDEENNSPKLSFLKTKKSSNDVRKHEPVVSIKNDDIALDNGEGMIVNPLPESQSKQQEVEKEKIKMETKPRILPIKSTSSENNSSLEADSQFKPSPRPRSMLKKHSHGEKKDSLGDNRETVPHEDLEAHSTPSFLPRLNDRQPEAEKNAFSENLDPEDPRLTSIPSSSVKENLKDSFSLGSEEKASITDQNEERTESHNSLKSTENEKNSFLIDFVTTALEKPKEIQVTVGEVEEEKEKAELIMNDDLTAEDPPPLQLQSILCTESSKEWLEKKNIYLHEMHRIKRIESENLRIQNEQKRAAKREEALASFEAWKAMKEKEAKKIAAKKRLEEKNKKKTEEENAMRKGEALQAFENWKAKKMEYLKEKNKKEKECERAKKQKEEETVAEKRKDNLTAVEKWNEKKEVFFKEKEKVKIHEKRKEELKRAEKKEKDKQALEEYEKWLVGVLC; the protein is encoded by the exons ATGTCTGATGAAGTTTTTAGCACAACTTTGGCATATACAAAGAGTCCAAAAGTCACCAAAAGAACTACTTTCCAg GATGAGCTAATAAAAGCAATTACAGCTCGCTCAGCCAGACAGAGAAGTTCTGAATACTCAGATGACTTTGACAGTGATGAGACTG tttccttaGGTGATTTTTCTGACACCTCAGTAGATGAAAattcagttaagaaaaaaatgaataattttcacATATCAGATGATGAAGAAAACAATTCTCCCAAACTGTCTTTTTTGAAAACCAAGAAATCAAGCAATGATGTGAGGAAACATGAGCCAGTAGTCTCTATCAAAAACGATGACATTGCACTTGATAATGGTGAAGGCATGATTGTAAATCCCTTACCTGAATCTCAAAGTAAACAACAGGaagttgaaaaagagaaaattaaaatggaaactaAACCTAGAATTCTTCCAATCAAAAGTACATCTTCAG aaaataaCAGCAGCCTTGAAGCAGACAGCCAATTTAAGCCTTCACCTCGACCCAGGAGCATGTTGAAAAAGCACAGCCATGGGGAGAAGAAAGATAGCCTAGGAGACAATAGAGAAACTGTCCCACACGAAGATTTAGAGGCACATTCCACACCTTCGTTCCTCCCAAGGCTGAATGACAGACAGCCAGAAGCTGAGAAGAATGCATTCTCTGAAAACCTTGATCCTGAG GATCCACGGTTAACAAGTATACCATCATCATCTGttaaagaaaatcttaaagattCCTTTTCACTAGGATCTGAGGAGAAAGCCTCCATTACAG ATCAGAATGAAGAACGCACTGAAAGCCATAATTCCTTGAAATCAACCGAAAATGAAAAGAACTCCTTTTTGATAGACTTTGTTACTACTGCACTTGAGAAACCCAAGGAAATTCAAGTGACTGTTGGTGAGgttgaagaagaaaaggagaaagctgAACTGATTATGAATGATGACTTAACAGCTGAAGATCCACCACCACTGCAACTTCAGAGTATCTTATGTACTGAGTCTTCAAag GAGtggttagaaaagaaaaatatttatttacatgaaatgcacagaattaaaagaattgAAAGTGAAAACTTAAGGATTCAAAATGAACAG aaGAGAGCTGCTAAGAGAGAAGAAGCCTTAGCATCATTTGAGGCCTGGAAAgccatgaaagaaaaggaagcaaagaagatAGCTGCAAAAAAAAGgcttgaggaaaaaaacaaaaagaaaactgaagaagaaaatgctaTGAGAAAAGGAGAAGCATTGCAA GCTTTTGAAAACTGGAAAGCAAAAAAGATGGAATAccttaaggagaaaaataaaaaagagaaagaatgtgaaagagcaaagaaacagaaagaggaggaaactgttgctgagaaaagaaaagataacttAACTGCTGTTGAAAAATG GaatgaaaaaaaggaagtttttttcaaggaaaaggaaaaagtaaaaatacatgagaaaagaaaagaagaactgaaaagagctgagaaaaaagaaaaagataaacaagcTCTCGAGGAATATGAAAAATGGCTGGTAGGTGTTCTTTGTTAA
- the MAP9 gene encoding microtubule-associated protein 9 isoform X8 — translation MSDEVFSTTLAYTKSPKVTKRTTFQDELIKAITARSARQRSSEYSDDFDSDETVSLGDFSDTSVDENSVKKKMNNFHISDDEENNSPKLSFLKTKKSSNDVRKHEPVVSIKNDDIALDNGEGMIVNPLPESQSKQQEVEKEKIKMETKPRILPIKSTSSENNSSLEADSQFKPSPRPRSMLKKHSHGEKKDSLGDNRETVPHEDLEAHSTPSFLPRLNDRQPEAEKNAFSENLDPEDPRLTSIPSSSVKENLKDSFSLGSEEKASITDQNEERTESHNSLKSTENEKNSFLIDFVTTALEKPKEIQVTVGEVEEEKEKAELIMNDDLTAEDPPPLQLQSILCTESSKKAIQDRNMKNKKSTNNRASSASSRLMTSEFLKKPSSLRRIPSTAPASHYLGTLRVLDQKPSQKQNTEPDRADNLRATVYQEWLEKKNIYLHEMHRIKRIESENLRIQNEQKRAAKREEALASFEAWKAMKEKEAKKIAAKKRLEEKNKKKTEEENAMRKGEALQAFENWKAKKMEYLKEKNKKEKECERAKKQKEEETVAEKRKDNLTAVEKWNEKKEVFFKEKEKVKIHEKRKEELKRAEKKEKDKQALEEYEKWLASLSITISRSSLRLTSI, via the exons ATGTCTGATGAAGTTTTTAGCACAACTTTGGCATATACAAAGAGTCCAAAAGTCACCAAAAGAACTACTTTCCAg GATGAGCTAATAAAAGCAATTACAGCTCGCTCAGCCAGACAGAGAAGTTCTGAATACTCAGATGACTTTGACAGTGATGAGACTG tttccttaGGTGATTTTTCTGACACCTCAGTAGATGAAAattcagttaagaaaaaaatgaataattttcacATATCAGATGATGAAGAAAACAATTCTCCCAAACTGTCTTTTTTGAAAACCAAGAAATCAAGCAATGATGTGAGGAAACATGAGCCAGTAGTCTCTATCAAAAACGATGACATTGCACTTGATAATGGTGAAGGCATGATTGTAAATCCCTTACCTGAATCTCAAAGTAAACAACAGGaagttgaaaaagagaaaattaaaatggaaactaAACCTAGAATTCTTCCAATCAAAAGTACATCTTCAG aaaataaCAGCAGCCTTGAAGCAGACAGCCAATTTAAGCCTTCACCTCGACCCAGGAGCATGTTGAAAAAGCACAGCCATGGGGAGAAGAAAGATAGCCTAGGAGACAATAGAGAAACTGTCCCACACGAAGATTTAGAGGCACATTCCACACCTTCGTTCCTCCCAAGGCTGAATGACAGACAGCCAGAAGCTGAGAAGAATGCATTCTCTGAAAACCTTGATCCTGAG GATCCACGGTTAACAAGTATACCATCATCATCTGttaaagaaaatcttaaagattCCTTTTCACTAGGATCTGAGGAGAAAGCCTCCATTACAG ATCAGAATGAAGAACGCACTGAAAGCCATAATTCCTTGAAATCAACCGAAAATGAAAAGAACTCCTTTTTGATAGACTTTGTTACTACTGCACTTGAGAAACCCAAGGAAATTCAAGTGACTGTTGGTGAGgttgaagaagaaaaggagaaagctgAACTGATTATGAATGATGACTTAACAGCTGAAGATCCACCACCACTGCAACTTCAGAGTATCTTATGTACTGAGTCTTCAAag AAAGCAATTCAAGATAGaaatatgaagaataaaaaatcaacaaataatagAGCATCCAGTGCCTCTAGCAG ATTAATGACCTCTGAGTTCTTAAAGAAGCCTAGTTCTCTAAGGAGGATTCCATCGACAGCTCCAGCTTCTCACTATTTAGGGACTTTGAGAGTCTTGGACCAAAAGCCCTCACAGAAACAGAACACAGAACCTGACAGAGCAGATAATCTAAGGGCAACTGTTTATCag GAGtggttagaaaagaaaaatatttatttacatgaaatgcacagaattaaaagaattgAAAGTGAAAACTTAAGGATTCAAAATGAACAG aaGAGAGCTGCTAAGAGAGAAGAAGCCTTAGCATCATTTGAGGCCTGGAAAgccatgaaagaaaaggaagcaaagaagatAGCTGCAAAAAAAAGgcttgaggaaaaaaacaaaaagaaaactgaagaagaaaatgctaTGAGAAAAGGAGAAGCATTGCAA GCTTTTGAAAACTGGAAAGCAAAAAAGATGGAATAccttaaggagaaaaataaaaaagagaaagaatgtgaaagagcaaagaaacagaaagaggaggaaactgttgctgagaaaagaaaagataacttAACTGCTGTTGAAAAATG GaatgaaaaaaaggaagtttttttcaaggaaaaggaaaaagtaaaaatacatgagaaaagaaaagaagaactgaaaagagctgagaaaaaagaaaaagataaacaagcTCTCGAGGAATATGAAAAATGGCTG gcctccctgtccatcaccatctcccggagttcactcagactcacgtccatctga